CTTCAACCTCACTCTCAAGGCTTTCGCCAATTTTCAGGGAAAAGGCCCTTGGAGCAAGATTGTTCCCATCCTCTACCTAAGTCAGTTCGAATGGATCTAAAAGAAAGTGTTCATAGTGACCATGGTCACAAACATGAAATAATGCAATGCAACTAAGGAACTACAATGATTTATTCAAAAACGGTAACACTAACAAAAAACAACTTAACGTAGAGGGTTTTTGTCTCTTTTGACTTAACGGTAacctcgtacccagatcctattGTGTATCTGTAACTGAAATGAAtcgcttggccgtggaaggtctgggtacgcGATTACTTTTGTCTCAGTTATGTCTCGGTAAATGTCATTTTGTGGAATAAATGGCTGAGACTTGTGAAAATGTCTTAGAGTAGAGTCAGTGAACATGTCAAGGTTACCCCGAATTTGCTTTCCATGTAAAACGTATTCTTTAAAGTAGCTAATTGTCCTCTCCCATTAAAATCATGTCCTAATTTAAATTGTTAggaaatttttctcaattaatTTCTTTAGAGAGATAAACAGGCTAAATAAAGATTTCCATTTAGAGTTCCAGTTTCACATCATATGAACCGTCTCCGCTCTCTTTGGCCTCCTTTAtagctttttctttctcttcttttgttttctcctcatccttaatttcacttttcttctgttcagtttcttcctttttctcttcactGCTTTCTTCCTCGTTGCCTTGTTTCACTAGATCTCCTTTCCAATCTGTGCCAGGTTTGTATTTAGTCTCGTCTTTTCCATAATCAATCCATCCTTTGAATGGTTCCTCAGTACCTTGCTTTCCTACGAGTGTCAACCAGAGGTTTGCCACCCACTTTGTACCTTTTATCACGTCACAGCCGCCATGTTGTGCCAACTGGTCCAAATCACTAAGCCAACCTGCAATCAAGAAATAAATACTGgaggaaataaatattgaaaaaagcCTGTGTTTAGTTGCGTAACACCAAAAATTTTCGTTGACTTCGACGTAATTTCGATCAGTATGAAATTAAAGGGGCATAGATTTTTTGTGCGACAATGTCACTACCTTACCCCTCCCTAGCTAGTACAGATTTCTAGTTCCAGTCTTGACCGTGAGAATTGTCACGCGACGAGAACAACATGGCTTCCAAAAGGTTGAATGTGACATAACCAAGTGCTCTAAACAGCTGTTTATCTCTGAATTATTGCGGGCATTGCTCACAAAAGGGCCTTAGTTGGAAATTTTGCCATCAGTTGTTATGAAGGTTTAAGCTTCAGTTATTATGAAGGTTTTGTTATGAAGGGTTTAGCTTCGCTTTGGAAAGCATGACGGGCCaggaaaattttgtctttggcgAGACACTTTACATAGTACGCTGGAAGGATTTACGAATGTCGAAATCATTTTAATGACTCAACCTACGCTCACTCAGCACCAAGGTGAGTACATAGATGGaaatataatttgaataaaTGGCAGAAACGTTTCCACAGCTGCGCGCTTTGATACACCTTGATATTCAGGTGTATTTAATTAGAGTTGAACTTTAAAAGGTTGTGCTCAATGTTACTCAAATGCCTGCCTTTTTAAAGGCATAAGATCAgcagagaaagagaaaatttcgggactcagaattttcttgGTCGGACTTTGGCGAAGATGAAATGCGGAATGTACTTTAGTCCTAGATGTAGATAAACACGATGTCTAAGCGCTTAGCAGCCGGGCTGTTCATAACTGGGCTAAATGCCCGGAAgtgaataatttttcaaagaatttccaCTGGAAAGTTATTTCAACCTTCTCAAGAGTATCAGGATGTTAGTGTAGAAATGTCAGGCGATTccacaaattattttgttttccagtGGACGCATATTCCGAGCTTGTACCGTTAAGTTGTCCGATCGTCGACACCCAGGAAACATTTCTATAACATCAACTTTTtccttgcattttattttcccgCAGAATATGAAATTAACTCTTTTACTTGAGGTCTTTGATTAAGACGATTGACTGTGGAAACTACAGGTAGACTGTGAGTATGCAACTATTCTAGAAGTCGTTTGTTTATTAGTAATGCATTTGAGCGTTAACACGGGAAGTGATTTCTCCTTTTAATACTCCATATTTCCTTGTTAATCAGCAAGGATAATTTGGTATATATTAAGGGAACACCCCTCCCCCCTGGCTGACAAGTGCAACGGTTCAATAACTATTTTCCATAAGCGACTACCGCAAAGAGGGCCGCGCGGCAAAACCCTGACACGAGAGCCAGCGCCCAGGCTAAACAGACTGCGGTAATAAGACTTATAGGCCAGCGATAGACCAGCGGTAACTTCCTTTAACTGGAACCCTTGCAGGTGTCAAAATTCCTACAACCCATTAGCTGGATAATGCATTGATATTGCAAAGAGAAGTTATTAGTGGTAAAAATCGCTTTTCGTGAAGGGATGAAAATTGAACAACGTTCATATTACGTACCTGTGTTTTTGTCCAGCTGGTGGTTATACCACAATATTGCTTTTCCTTTCTCTGGTTTAATCACTAGGTTACTTTTATGGCAGTTTTGTGCAAGATTACATTTCCAGCCTTCTCGTCGCTCCCACGCCTAACAATTAAATGCAAGCAAGTGATAAAGCAAGATAAAATGGTTTTgtcaacacagttgataatgtaaactagccaccgtaaagagtttttcaagcgttagcccaTCGCCAGAGCGACTGAACATTTGTCAACATTAGAAAATCTTTACGGTGACctatttacatcatcaactcagttgataaaatcaagtTCTTGTAACACTCCCCTCCGACACAGCCCtatagtttctttagagacCTACCCCCTTATTTAAGTGATAAATACCTATCCAGTGCGATTGATATATAACCGAAAAGAATTGAAATAGGCGTTGGACTACTTTGTTTCGTGCACTCTTGAGCTAAGCAAGAGATGGGGGGGAGTTCAAGCTATTTCTCTCGTATGCCGCTAGTTTTCGTTAACTCTCACCGAGAGTTGACGATAGTTGACGAAGATAAACAAGAATGAATGAAAGGTAAAGAGACTTTAAATTTCCGCACACGTTGAAGGGAGGATCGTTTCTTGCTTTCGGACAATCACAAGTTACGATGAGCACTGTAACATCAAGTTAATTCATACTGCATGTCAGCACGCGTGAGCGAAAAGTAAGGAGAGTTTAAATTACCGCTGAGGGAAGATCCTTTCTTGTTTTGGTACTATCACAAGCCACAAAGATTATTGTGACGTCAAGTTAAACTCCGACTGTCTACGCGTAAGTACGTCATAATTGTTTCCCAGGAAACCATGACGAGAAAGATGACCACTCGGTACCCGACCAGCATTATTCGAAGTACATCGACAATTGCTGATTCTTACCTCCACGGAAAACGTTTCATTACCCGCCACTGGAAACGCCGTCTCTCCGCCTTCCTGAGGTTCGTTCAAGTACAGTAAGACTGTAGCAAGTCTGTagcaagaagaaaaggaaaaaattgtataCTGTCCTCACGGTTTGTCGGTTTCAATGAGAAGGCTAGTTTGGattaatgtcagtatctgagcgactacgcacctacccctcccctaacccaacaacagtcaactgataaaaaCTTAAGGTAAATATCAAaataggggaggggtaggtgctcaGATCCAATTTTGTCCCGTTTTTACACACAGCTGTCTCGTATGAGGTAAACCTCACGGCGTCTTCATTTGTTAAATCTAGATGCGGTCGTACATCCTTTTGTGAGCTTTTTGTGAGCTTTTGTCCATCGAGGGCTGTCTCTCTCGGAACAAGCGCTTACCTGCATAGACGGCAGTCGTCTTCATTCGCATAAGAGCAGCACTGTAGCTTTGGGTTCAAGTCATCTGAGTCGTGATGACAGTGATAATGGCCATGAACATCATACTTCACCAcctgaatgttaaaaaaagctTTGCGTTAAAAAGTTATGAGCGTAGAAACAGACGACTCCCGATTTCTCACCTAAGGACGTACATGAGATAATGACATGCTTCTGATAGGCATAAAACaggtgcatttttcatgtaacaaaagtgaaaattacaaatagcgcgtgtgcgctgccaaaatttcgtcCGTCTTGACTTTCTTGgatgcgtttttcatgtaaattattgacggttaatatctttatttttcgtgcaatttggtgtaaaaagGCAATTGCAATTtagttgtctttgaaaaaatttactcgtgcttattaacaccaaattgcactcgaaatcatgttgttacctttATTTATTCCAACCATTTTAAAATCACAGATAATCTTAGCGACCTGATTGGCTCTCAGAAGTACGAGTTATACTTGACTCGCCCTTTTTTTCTGAATCTTTTCCTATAtctacttttcttttctgaaagcAAACTTGCTTTCGAATCAACAATATATTGACACTGACAAAATCCTATATTCCGGGGACTGAATTGCGCGGTTTCAAATTAAAACAGATTTACTAAAGTACATGGAGATCAAACTTCGCGTGGAAATCATTTTTATGATTACAGACAAAATTGCACTTCCATCAGTTCAGTTCCCATCAGTAGTGTCAATTATGTTAGGAGTTACTTACCTGCAGAGGCTCTGTATTATTGATAAATTCCTCTGGCAGAAGACTTAAACGCGACAATCTAGCAAAGATAAAGATAAATTAGAAGGAGTCTCTACAAAGTTGAAATTTTGTTCTACGCACCGCACTTCTGATTAAagtgtgaaaaattaaattctaatTACAAATACAGACTCGTCTTAGGTATAAGAAATTATCAAATTCACTAGTGACGTAGAATCAAACGAAAATTAAAGGAGTAAAGAATTTATGGAGCGATGGAAAGTAACagcagaaaaacaaatgaaatgtcAAAGGTTCTTACACCGAGAGAAACCCAACTGCATGATATTATTGTTGGGCAAAGGTTATCCGAAAACGAATTGCACCTTATCAAGAGATGATAATTTCCCATATTTTCACTTAACTTACTACAGCCCATTACGGATTGCGAATCTTCGAACGTGGATATTTGATCCATTCGATGAATATCCCATTAAGCAAAAAACGCCTTTATCGACCGGCAGTGAAATTTATAGTTTGGTACCATTCTCTTACCTGCCATGAAAATCCGAGAGGAGTGGATACTTTGGGTCATTGTGGAACATCCAAACCTGCCTACTGTTGCGACTGCGCAGTCGAGGTTTCGTTCTTCGCACTTTGTCGAAGTAATCTTTCATCACTGGAACAGTTACCTTCCTAAATTCTTCGAAGTCAATTTTACCTAAAtatgtgaaaaagaaaaaggtataAATATgagtttgcaaaaaaaaaaaaaacagagtacGTGGGTCTGCTTTTTGTTGCGCGCGTTTTGAATGAGTGTcgtgaaatcaaaaccaaagttatcttaactatttaactcccagatcaaatttgaaattctccttactgtcaaccatgcaattcttataatgttagttcagagaatttagtattggatcagctaattatCCTCAacttgatatttgtctttattctcatcacgtagctggttgatattgtaatgatattgtaaggagaaattctgtcttggtcgctcatgggggtttaagggttaacgtCCAACCAGAACAAAGGAAAGCATCATatggagccaatgagaattcaaagtgaGAGCAAGTGAACTGCCtgaggcgcgggaaaacacgggtGACCAATTAGGCGCGGTTGATTTTagtttgaatttgattggttgagaaataagcgcaagttttctgggccaatctAAGGGAAAACTGTAGCAAAACCAACGGAATCCAGGACTGCCTGTGATACGCAATGTAAAATTGTCGCAAGAGAAGGGGTTTTGAGTTAAGATCTTTAAACTAGCTGAGAGAAATGTCTGATGTTGCAAAGGAAACGAACAAATTCGACTGATCCGATCAATCAGTACACAGCACCAAAGCAAGCAAAGATTTCCTGGCTGTTATCGGattggtcattttctttttataattgACTCAGTAATCGCACCATAAAATTCAGACGCAACTATTTTCAAAAGGTTACGAATTTTGAGGCTTTTTCCAAGCAATATGTCTTGAAATACTGGACTTTTGTACCCCTGTATTCCTAATATAGCCTTACCGTTTTTATCTTTGTCCATATCAAGTTTTTCAAACCTAGGATATAAAGAAAGTatagtttatttttaatgataACATTCCACAAATACTGTAACTTTATATAAGTTTCTTAATCCAGCGTTGAAGTGATCAAAATTGATTGCTGCCTGTCTGAGTTTTAAACGCGGACATTTTCATTGTCCCTTCAGCTGAAATAATGAACAGCAAGTTTCAATAATACCGTGAGAAACCTCGCGTATGCATTTACTGCGCTCAACTTGTGGTTTCTGATTTTCACACCGTGAATGGAAAAGGGGAAAGAGGGGAGCAATGACTCGGAAAGAAACACGACCAagtttttcttacatttcctGTAGGTCGTCCTCGGTAAAGTAGAGGTCTTCCTTTCCCCTAACATGCATAAtctgaaagatgaaaaatatgtaactccttttttttcttttatttatcgCGATAGTAAGGCTCAAACTAACagaatgataaaaataacacaaaGGTTACCCTGGTAACGTCCTAGGGCATCAAAGCTAGACTAGTTTTGGGAAAGAGGACAATGTTTTATATCTTACCACTGCTAATGGAAAAGCGATTCGTCGGAAATCTTAGTACGAAATCCGGTTACTATGATCATGTAACACTTGTCTTACtgaataatttaaaataatcttaTCGTGAGTACACCTCATATTGTGGCTTACGCTGAGATGACCCCAAATCTTCATCTTGAAGCCCTCTTAGAGTTGAAGATGATAATGTAAGCCCCAGTCTAACAGGTACTCAGGTTTTTAGAGGAATATATCACGAgcatatatttttaatttaagataaCGAATCGTTGACTGCAAAACTGTACTGATTGAAAGTTACTAAGTTTTCATCTCTCAGCGGAAATCTAATTCTGCTGTGTACCTTTAATGGGCAGGGCCAAGGGGGTCCTTAGAAGTATGTGCCACCCTTATGCTTTTGGACGAGGAAAAGAGGATGATATGTTATAATCAGCCATCCTGAGATTTTCCCAAAGGGAGCATAGAGCCCCATTCCGGCCGTATAATCCACTTCCGGTAAATCCTACTAACTTCCCTTACAGTCACGGTGGTGTTTAAACGTACCTCAACAGGCTCTATAAACCCGTCGTCGTTGTTATCCCAAATCTTAAAAGTTCTCTGTGATGTTTCGTCATCGATGACAGTGTCCGCCTTTGCCAAAGGACTCTTCTCCAATCCTAGGCGCTTGGCGTAACTGATTAGGTGATCACACTCAACATCCGTCAGAAAATTGGAAATCTCTGAGAGAggcaaagaaatgtttctttttcttagctTGATGAAAGACAAACTAAAATGTAGAGGTTCGAAATGGCTACGCCAACATTTTTCGCCTGGAACGGGAGAATTTTTCGGGAGGACATCGTCTTCAGAGGTGGGGGGGGCGGACCGAGGATCAATTGTTGCTAACTGAGTTTAAAAGGGGACTATAACAAATTGACTGCTAAGGAGGGGTGAGGGTAATTATTGTAACACTAAAGAGCCTTATGTGGGGATCAGGGGGAAACATTTATTGTAAAACAATCAAAATCTTCCACTCCcgcccccccttcccccccccccccccaggagATAATGTTCACTTCCCTATTTCACCTCAAACTGTTAGGGTTTAAAATACTGAACTGGAATTGtacttaaattgtttttttttttatatttttcaccaACAATTTATATTTACAATTCTTaaacaattttacaatttaCTACTCTTAAACCTCTATaatgactggcttctaatttctccagACAGTATCAACCTTGAATCACATtcaaaagtaatgaaaataatggaaatgaccaccaatttaagaagctatTGTttgctgaacaaattctccttgtcggcatcttaggaaatgtataaaggaCGGTATGGAGAATTTATTTACTGATGTTAGCGTTCACAGGGTCTTTTTTTGcgactgatgtttttctttttactgaTCGTTCCAGAATTGAAGTTTGCTGTTTATCTGATTtcttgtttggaaaaaaaaaattattctcctTTTAATTCATGAAAAGAAGTGAATCTCATTTCATTTCGTCAgtatgttatttgatttttggCTGGTCAACTTACTTCCTATGACATCTAAGACTCACCAAATATCGGCGGGTTCATACTTATAGTTTTCACCTTCCTTTTGTGAAATGGAAACACCATCATTTCTTCTTCGTGGCCAACCTTGAATTTACGGGtacaaaaaaaatctgtttaatttttttgcgcgAAGGACGTTCAAATTGGTTCTTAAAGTGTTAGGTAACCGTAAGGCCGTCGTTTTAGCAATTTAAACTAAATTGTGCCGACCAAAAAGTTGAAGTGAGCATCAGGAATGAGAATTTTTAACTTTCGGCTGTTGTCCGCGTCTGAAAAACGTTTTTAACCTTCTTAAGCTCCTTAATAgcttaaatcaaattcaaatgaatcACAAATGAACCCATCTTCAATGCTTGGACAAAATCAACCACTCTATTAAAATCAGATAATCCTTGTGAAAGACATACCACGCACGTGGTCGTTCAACCTTAGAAATGCTCTCCCGAGTTGTATGGAACTACAAAGCTCACTTATCTGATGTTTTGCGAAAGATTTCGTTGGTTTTAATTAATATATCTACGCAACTAAGTAGGGTAAAGAATGATCATGTAGGAATTTTCTGATTTCAGCTTACCTTAACTGGATCGCGTAGTTTTGGAACCCATTTTGTTTTGTCGATCTCGTCTCCCGCTTCAGTGCTTTTGGTGATCCACATAAAACTTAGCAAAATTGTGCAAGAAACTGCGAAATATGCCCTGTTTTTCATGTCGACTTGAAACAACAAATCCTTTACAGGGAAGTTTGTGCTTTATGGACTATTTGTAATCTGCGTTTCCGATAGATATCCCTTTCTCAGGTCTCTGCAGGTCCCTGCACACGAACAAAGGCCAGACCACCGGTGACCGAACAAAGCGAGTTTCAACCGGTTCAGCTGCGTCGAGGAGAGGCCTGAGCGGGTTTCCTAAGAAGAAAGGTTGTTTGATGGTCGACAATATAAATTTTAGCTTCTTATCACGATAAAAATTGTATGATCATctgtaaaaatttgaaatttgtttagtGTTTTGGATTAGGACAAACTTAAACCGTGTACTGTCTTTATGGTATATTTTTGTCCCGTAAGCACGTGTTTTGCAAGCTAAATTCCATTATTGGAAGCAGGTACTACAATACTGGGGGTAATTCTCGAACTCAATATTATGAAGCTTTAAAATCGTATGATTTTGGATTAAATGTGGCTCCGTAAACAGTGCGAGGTCTTGTAGTTTCAATATCTTACTTCTTCCTTAACCTAAATATAGTCTGCCATCAAGTGTAAGAACCGATTAGATGACAAATGAGGAGATTTCCGTATTTCCTAGACTCAAAATTTCGGACAGCTGCTATTCAAATCCTCTTAGGGTTTTGAAAAGGTAAAACAGGttcaaatcatcaaaaaaaatgaaaaagccaAATCCTTCTATAATTAGGTACGTGTGGAAAATTTGGACTGCAACGCCTTATTTGAATATCGGAGGAAAAGGATggaaaaggggaaaaatgtaaaaaaccatggtttctttaacaaaaaaacattaaatggaaatagaaaaatgtaaaaaaagaaactcaacGCTTGGAAAATGCTACCTATAGTATGATGAAATCTGTGACACCAACTGCCTGTCATATCATGGGGGAAAAGTGTCTTCTTCGCTCTCCTTCACCATAAGCAGGGGTTTCCATAACTTTTTTCACAAGTGGCTGCCGATAATGTGATATACTACTGGGCCGAAGAGGGGCCGTGAGGTGAAACCCAAATACGGGAAACTGCGAGCAAGCTAAACAGACGGCGGCAAGAGGTCATATTTTAGAGGGCGGCCTGGTAACCGGCTTTCATTAAGACTTCTGCCTACAGGCGTAAGGACATAAACCGCGTTTGCGATCGAGGAAacttggagaaagaaaaaaattcatgaaaaaaggaagaaaatatagaagaaagaattaaaatgatTAGATAAAGGACGATGGACTGGAAGAGAAAGCAAGAAATTACCGAGAGTAAAAGACATTTTGGCCGAATACTGAGTATATATGCTATTTCAGAGAACTTTTTACCGGGAAAAAATAGCCAGTCAGTGACTGTTTCGTAGAATTTCGTCGCAATAATACAGCATATGCACTCTCTCATCTAGAGAGTCTGTTCGCAGGCTAAACAGACAGGCGAGATCGGATAGGCGGCGGTAGATCTAGACCGCCTATCGATCAGAAAACCCTGTTTATTGACAcctctgttttaattttgagcATTTTAGTGTACACGCATTTAAATTAATCGCTTCGTGACCACACTATATTTGTGGAACCTGTTTCGTGCGAAGTCTCCTAAGTTTTTTGGCTTCTAGAGCGGTTGTGGTTATTTTTCAGAAACGATAAAGAACTCCGCGGCAATTGAAATAACGCCAATTAATTTTGCAATAGAGTAGCAATATCAAAGaagaaatttggaaatttgaacaTTGATGAGATTATTTGTTACTGATCGTAATCAAGTGAACAAATGTATTCTTCGACAAATaatgctgaagagttttattaaaGTGAAAGGCTGGAAAATAAATAGGTGGAGCTCCGCTTTTGGGCTTTGCTCAGTCTATGTATTATTacatcacagatgacgtcaaaatgtggtagcCTTAATTTCAGAAGCATCCAAGTACTTTTGAGGCGTATACATTGCATTAAATAAGTTTTGTGGATAAGTTCTACTTATACTGTGTATTTAACGTCACGCAATAGGTCACAAGGTCGTGATGTAAGAATCTTGAATGGACATTTTCACGCAACTCGACCCAAGCCTCTCTCGCTTTTTTCACTCAGTTATTATTGCGCCGTTCACGATTTCTTTCCGTTTTCCTAATTGGACCTGAAACAGGTAATAAAGTTATTGGTCTGGATTACCCGtatttacccttttttttttttccaagaacgCCGATAATGTTGAACCATcgacaaaacaaaatgtcaGGTCatctaaataattaaataagtaataatgataaatagataaaaaatttacatgGCGCCAGTATCCTAATGTTCAAAGGCGCTTTACAACATCggcaaaaaaatacaaatttagcCTCCTTTCAAGAAACAGCATAAGAATGGTTACAAACGGGCTTTTCCAAACAGAAACGTTTTAagtctgtttttaaaaaacGGACACTGACGAACTGTTTTTAAAGTCATGGGGCAAAACATTCCATAGCCCGGTTGACGGGAAAAAATTGTCCACTGACTGTCCGTTACTTCGAGCTCTGAGTGCTGTGTTTATTAAGAAGAATCTCTGTGATTGTTTGCATCTTTCAGTGACGAGCAATGATCCCTTTTCAGAGACGGTCGAGAACTCGCTGAGAGTTTTGGTTAGGTTCATTGATTATGCACGTGACGACAGCGTGACGTCATGATCAAGAGGTTCGTATTTACTTTGGCATTGAAATAATAACTGAAGTTACCTCggaatgaaatttttcttttcacgcgtaaacaactgaaaaaatgatTTGGCGATCCGGGGAGTTGACCGCGTAAAAGCTAAATGAGACGACATTGTCGGATATTCAAGCCCCGAGTTTAGTGTTTTGTTATGAGGAATCTCTTTGATCGCTTGCATTTTCTAACGTTATGCAACGATCTGTTTTCACAGGCGGTCGAGAGCTCTCTTAATTATGCGCGTGACGACAGTGTGACGTCATGAAAAAGAAGTTCGTGCTTATTTTgacattaaaaaattgaaaacagtttaTTTGCAAGATGTGGTCCTAACGAAAATGATTGGTCGAAGATGACGAGTAGGTGTTGCTAACGAGGTCACTTAACCCTTCTTCGGCAATTCCTAGTCAAGCGAAGGACGTAAACAAACCTATCGGAGGCTTGGCAATGACGGGGAACTCTTCGGTAAGTACTTTGCAACAAACTAACATTTAAGTCAAAGGACCTTGAACGTGGTTTGTTTTCCACTTTACTTTTATCTTGTCTAACGAGCCATCATAATATACTCGTAGTGTAGAGGCTCGAATACACAGACTGCTGTTGGTACACCACTCACTCCGTTTGACCAAATCAACGATTCTTTTTCGAATACCAGCAGCGATCCTGTCAAATCTAATAAAGACTCGACCAACTTGAAAGAAGGTAAGAATCCCAGAGTTGTGCAGATGAATCCAGAGGAAGTTAATGGGACTCCACAATGGACTCGCCTTAATGATGAAATGCTAGAACACTATTACCAAAAGAGCATAGAAGAAAAGGTTTACAAGAGGAAGTACGATGAGGCTGCTTATGTGGTGTATGGCTCCATTCCCAATGGGGTTGACCCAGTCAAGTTCCGTGAAAAAAATGACGGatttgcaaaaggaaaaaagaaaacgagttTCTATGCTTGATTCTACGTTGtcaagttgaaaattttgactaATGTAAACGATGAGGATTAGAAAGTAATATTCTCCAATAAGTTAGAAATTTACTCATAATCAGTTTTCTTtgagaatttttgttttccaatcaTGATCATGTAATAACGTAAAATACTTACTTTTTTCAATAGTTTATAGGACTTAAGACCATCAGGGTTTGATGTTTGATTCGATGTTGTCAAGGTGAATCAAAAAAATTACTAACAAACAGAATAAAAGGTAATGTTTTAGAAGGAAAGCTTAATTCACTCGTTTACCGACTTCCCTtcggttttttattttaaacgtaCGGGTAATTATTATGTAATGCTATAAAAGGTGCTACTACTTCAATTGTTAGAAGGACATCTCAGACTTCAGACcactttttgttcattttctgtAAGAGATCTCTTGAGTTTTTAAAGAACAGGAAAACTATTATCTCCTTTTCCTTCATCGCACGAAGGAGCAGCCAAAACAAACACTTTATTAACATCTTAAAGGGAAGGGAATGGGGCTTTTTCGAGACAGAATTTGTGGTGAGAGACGCCCTGTCTGGTAAATCAGTCTCGTTCCAATCTCTTCGCACCAAAACTCTCAAACAGAAAGTGAACGTGCCATCTCGGACCGTTATGAATCCTTGCTCTTCGCTTATTGTAAGAATTCTTTCAAGAC
This is a stretch of genomic DNA from Pocillopora verrucosa isolate sample1 chromosome 12, ASM3666991v2, whole genome shotgun sequence. It encodes these proteins:
- the LOC131788080 gene encoding transmembrane prolyl 4-hydroxylase, with translation MKNRAYFAVSCTILLSFMWITKSTEAGDEIDKTKWVPKLRDPVKVGHEEEMMVFPFHKRKVKTISMNPPIFEISNFLTDVECDHLISYAKRLGLEKSPLAKADTVIDDETSQRTFKIWDNNDDGFIEPVEIMHVRGKEDLYFTEDDLQEMFEKLDMDKDKNGKIDFEEFRKVTVPVMKDYFDKVRRTKPRLRSRNSRQVWMFHNDPKYPLLSDFHGRLSRLSLLPEEFINNTEPLQVVKYDVHGHYHCHHDSDDLNPKLQCCSYANEDDCRLCRLATVLLYLNEPQEGGETAFPVAGNETFSVEAWERREGWKCNLAQNCHKSNLVIKPEKGKAILWYNHQLDKNTGWLSDLDQLAQHGGCDVIKGTKWVANLWLTLVGKQGTEEPFKGWIDYGKDETKYKPGTDWKGDLVKQGNEEESSEEKKEETEQKKSEIKDEEKTKEEKEKAIKEAKESGDGSYDVKLEL